In Actinoplanes sp. NBC_00393, a single genomic region encodes these proteins:
- a CDS encoding nucleotide exchange factor GrpE, with amino-acid sequence MTSDPPEVFAALERIDGRLAGLHQLFENKISDDQQHREWSEHLMTELTNYRDDWLRRHMLSRVLRDLIQLHDTVEQTLQACALGAASAEILQARLRSLREQLVQALQRQDVSPISSGVGTPFDEAVQEAIEVRPTADAALDGAVVEVVRLGFRDGRRVLRPESVVVGRYGPSDGVRDE; translated from the coding sequence ATGACCTCAGACCCGCCCGAGGTGTTCGCCGCGCTGGAGCGTATCGACGGCCGGCTCGCCGGACTGCACCAGCTCTTCGAGAACAAGATCTCCGACGACCAGCAGCACCGCGAGTGGTCCGAGCACCTGATGACGGAGCTGACGAACTACCGCGACGACTGGCTGCGCCGCCACATGCTCAGCCGGGTCCTGCGCGACCTGATCCAGCTGCACGACACGGTCGAGCAGACGCTGCAGGCGTGCGCGCTGGGCGCCGCGTCCGCCGAGATCCTGCAGGCGCGGCTGCGCAGCCTGCGCGAGCAGCTGGTGCAGGCGCTGCAGCGGCAGGACGTCTCGCCGATCAGCAGCGGCGTCGGCACGCCGTTCGACGAGGCGGTGCAGGAGGCGATCGAGGTACGGCCGACAGCGGACGCCGCGCTGGACGGCGCTGTGGTGGAGGTGGTCCGGCTCGGCTTCCGCGACGGGCGCCGGGTGCTGCGGCCGGAATCGGTGGTGGTGGGCCGGTACGGCCCGAGCGATGGAGTACGCGATGAGTAA
- a CDS encoding DNA polymerase ligase N-terminal domain-containing protein: MSLRYVVQRHRARRLHYDFRLEIDGALASWAVPKGPTLDPAVRRAAFHVEDHALSYADFEGVIPAGQYGGGDVIVWDFGTWQPGDTDDPAGAVEAGELHLDVYGEKLRGRFALIRTRGGNDAWLLVHKRDEHAVAGWDPEDHPYSVLTGRTNDQVRAGAD, translated from the coding sequence ATGTCTCTTCGGTACGTGGTGCAGCGTCACCGGGCCCGCCGCCTGCACTACGACTTCCGGCTGGAGATCGACGGGGCGCTGGCCAGCTGGGCGGTGCCGAAGGGCCCGACGCTGGATCCGGCCGTGCGCCGGGCCGCCTTCCACGTCGAGGACCACGCGCTGAGCTACGCCGACTTCGAAGGCGTCATCCCGGCCGGCCAGTACGGCGGCGGCGACGTGATCGTCTGGGACTTCGGCACGTGGCAGCCCGGCGACACCGACGACCCGGCCGGCGCCGTCGAGGCCGGCGAGCTGCACCTGGACGTCTACGGCGAGAAGCTGCGGGGCCGGTTCGCGCTGATCCGCACCCGCGGCGGCAACGACGCCTGGCTGCTGGTGCACAAGCGCGACGAGCACGCGGTGGCCGGCTGGGACCCCGAGGACCACCCGTACTCGGTGCTCACCGGCCGCACCAACGACCAGGTGCGAGCCGGCGCCGATTGA
- a CDS encoding discoidin domain-containing protein: MHKRGGWSATLVLSLFIGVAVAVHEPTPDAPAADPHAGHIMPKAVPVAVTTPMPLPRTGWVVTADNGQASAAAVLDGDAATAWNSGATALPHRLALDTGNRVAVSGLSYLPAGAADGRIGQYRIEISDNGTTWSAPVATGTFADDATLKTVSFTTVITRHVRLVAVTEAGGRSTRSTAAEINLLGGTDPALPRTGWTAAADSQETAAQNNAAANALDGNTASIWHSAWSAAPVPALPHTFTIDMKVTNLVSGLSYLPRQDGNRNGLIGQYRIETSTDGTVWAPPAATGAFIDSAPAQTVTFAPALARFVRITALSEAGNRGPWSSAAEFNLLGRPDPTLARTGWTVATDSEETARENGRAANVLDGNAATIWHSAWSVTPVPPLPHSLTVDLKSSVLIGGLAYLPRPAAGANGRIGRYRIATSPDGTTWTDRVADGAFADSPARQTVIFPPAQARYVRLTALTEAGTRGPWSSAAEIDLLGPSGSVVPKRGVWSAPVGFPLVPVAAAQLPNGKILTWSAFRPDAFSGGTGQTLTATYDPATGVVTQRTVTETGHDMFCPGISTLPDGRILVTGGNNSEKTSIYDPATDAWTAGPNMKTPRGYQSSTTLGDGRVFTIGGSWSGGWGGYNGSPHKAGEVWSPTTGWTALPGADAAPMLTADANPNGDYRKDNHTWLFAWTGGRVLQAGPSKAMNWYTTSGTGGVSPAGVRSDDVDAMNGNAVMFDTGKILTVGGAPSYENNNATANAYVLSVSGTTVTTRKVAPMANTRAFHNSVVLADGKVAVFGGQNYPVPFSDNTAVLSAELFDPATGSFSTMSSAAIPRTYHSVAILMPDARVFTGGGGLCGAGCATNHFDAEIFTPPYLLTEDGKPAPRPSITAAPATAANGASITVSTDKAVSSFAIVRMGTATHSVNTDQRRLSLTPTAVADGYRLTIPADPGVALPGYWMLFALDAKGVPSVAKTIRIGTV; encoded by the coding sequence ATGCATAAACGGGGAGGGTGGTCCGCCACCCTGGTTCTGAGCCTCTTCATCGGCGTGGCGGTGGCGGTGCACGAGCCGACGCCGGACGCGCCGGCGGCGGATCCGCACGCCGGGCACATCATGCCGAAGGCCGTGCCGGTGGCGGTGACGACACCGATGCCGCTGCCGCGTACCGGGTGGGTGGTGACCGCGGACAACGGCCAGGCCTCGGCCGCCGCCGTGCTCGACGGTGACGCCGCAACCGCCTGGAACAGCGGGGCCACCGCCCTGCCGCACCGGCTCGCGCTGGACACCGGCAACCGGGTGGCGGTCAGCGGCCTGAGCTACCTGCCGGCCGGCGCCGCCGACGGCCGGATCGGCCAGTACCGCATCGAGATCAGCGACAACGGGACGACGTGGAGCGCCCCGGTGGCCACCGGCACCTTCGCCGACGACGCCACCCTCAAGACCGTCTCGTTCACCACCGTGATCACCCGGCACGTGCGGCTGGTCGCGGTTACCGAGGCCGGCGGGCGCAGCACCCGGTCCACGGCGGCCGAGATCAACCTGCTCGGCGGCACCGACCCGGCGCTACCGCGCACCGGCTGGACCGCCGCGGCGGACAGCCAGGAGACGGCCGCGCAGAACAACGCCGCCGCGAACGCCCTGGACGGCAACACCGCGTCGATCTGGCACAGCGCGTGGAGCGCCGCGCCGGTGCCGGCGCTGCCGCACACCTTCACCATCGACATGAAGGTCACCAACCTGGTGTCCGGGCTGAGCTACCTGCCCCGGCAGGACGGCAACCGCAACGGGCTGATCGGCCAGTACCGCATCGAGACCAGCACCGACGGCACGGTCTGGGCGCCACCCGCAGCCACCGGTGCCTTCATCGACAGCGCGCCGGCGCAGACCGTCACGTTCGCCCCGGCGCTGGCCAGATTCGTCCGGATCACCGCCCTCAGCGAAGCCGGCAACCGGGGCCCGTGGAGCAGCGCCGCCGAGTTCAATCTGCTCGGCCGCCCCGATCCGACCCTGGCCCGCACCGGCTGGACGGTCGCCACCGACAGTGAGGAGACCGCCCGGGAGAACGGGCGCGCCGCCAACGTGCTGGACGGCAACGCCGCCACGATCTGGCACAGCGCCTGGAGCGTCACCCCGGTGCCGCCACTGCCCCACTCGCTCACCGTGGACCTGAAGTCGTCCGTACTGATCGGGGGTCTGGCCTATCTGCCGCGACCCGCGGCCGGGGCCAACGGCCGCATCGGCCGCTACCGGATCGCCACCTCGCCGGACGGAACCACCTGGACCGACCGGGTCGCCGACGGCGCCTTCGCCGACAGCCCGGCCCGCCAGACCGTGATCTTCCCGCCGGCGCAGGCCCGCTACGTGCGGCTGACCGCGCTCACCGAGGCCGGCACCCGCGGCCCGTGGAGCAGCGCCGCCGAGATCGACCTGCTCGGCCCGAGCGGCTCGGTGGTGCCCAAACGCGGGGTGTGGAGCGCGCCGGTCGGCTTCCCGCTGGTGCCGGTCGCCGCCGCCCAGCTGCCCAACGGCAAGATCCTCACCTGGTCGGCGTTCCGGCCGGACGCATTCAGCGGCGGCACCGGGCAGACGCTGACCGCCACCTACGACCCGGCGACCGGGGTGGTCACCCAGCGCACGGTCACCGAGACCGGGCACGACATGTTCTGCCCCGGCATCTCCACCCTGCCGGACGGCCGGATCCTGGTGACCGGCGGCAACAACAGCGAGAAGACCAGCATCTACGACCCGGCCACCGACGCCTGGACCGCCGGGCCGAACATGAAGACACCGCGCGGCTACCAGTCGAGCACCACGCTCGGTGACGGCCGGGTGTTCACCATCGGCGGCTCGTGGAGCGGCGGCTGGGGCGGCTACAACGGCAGCCCGCACAAGGCCGGCGAGGTCTGGTCGCCCACCACCGGCTGGACCGCGCTGCCCGGCGCCGACGCCGCGCCGATGCTCACCGCCGACGCCAACCCGAACGGCGACTACCGCAAGGACAACCACACCTGGCTGTTCGCCTGGACCGGCGGGCGGGTGCTGCAGGCCGGGCCCAGCAAGGCGATGAACTGGTACACCACCAGCGGCACCGGCGGGGTCAGCCCGGCCGGAGTGCGCAGCGACGACGTCGACGCGATGAACGGCAACGCCGTCATGTTCGACACCGGCAAGATCCTCACGGTGGGCGGGGCGCCGAGCTATGAGAACAACAATGCAACCGCCAATGCGTACGTCCTGAGCGTTTCCGGCACCACGGTGACCACCCGGAAGGTGGCGCCGATGGCGAACACCCGCGCCTTCCACAACAGCGTGGTGCTGGCCGACGGGAAGGTGGCCGTCTTCGGCGGGCAGAACTACCCGGTCCCGTTCTCCGACAACACCGCGGTGCTCAGCGCCGAACTGTTCGACCCGGCGACCGGGTCGTTCAGCACGATGTCGTCGGCGGCGATTCCGCGCACCTATCACAGCGTCGCCATCCTGATGCCGGACGCCCGCGTCTTCACCGGCGGCGGCGGTCTGTGCGGCGCCGGGTGCGCGACCAACCACTTCGACGCGGAGATCTTCACTCCGCCGTACCTGCTCACCGAGGACGGCAAACCCGCGCCGCGCCCGTCGATCACGGCCGCCCCGGCCACCGCCGCGAACGGCGCGAGCATCACGGTCAGCACGGACAAGGCGGTCAGCTCGTTCGCGATCGTGCGGATGGGTACGGCCACGCACAGCGTCAACACCGACCAGCGCCGCCTGTCGTTGACGCCGACCGCGGTGGCTGACGGCTACCGGCTGACGATTCCGGCGGATCCGGGTGTCGCGCTGCCGGGCTACTGGATGCTGTTCGCCCTGGACGCGAAGGGGGTGCCGAGCGTGGCGAAGACGATCCGCATCGGCACGGTGTAG
- a CDS encoding CHAD domain-containing protein, giving the protein MTVLRSARPPGAVALDFEAVHELLASSFEVSVGPPAAVRRTVLDTFDRRLARAGQRLEQIAEPGAARLELARSGQTLTHVLPGTGPRWPAMAAALPDGALKDQVANLAGIRALLVVGESRRLVRRAELRNADHKIVVRVDVDEPADGGTPPTTVVVRPLRGYQKEADRARRLLAPLLEHAPVEQAAPAAERRPAADPKAPARTLLAAELTRFLETLRENLPGTIADIDTEFLHDVRVAIRRTRSLLKAGRPALPAHFPQVWEPQFKWLGDVTTPVRDLDVYQLGLPEMAGWLVAASPADLKPFGRHLARRRAAERRTLLRALRSARLRRLLDDWPGELAELAASAHSSDGTAWSAGSLARSTVTRAHRRVVRGGTAISDASPPEELHVLRKRCKELRYALEIFAPVLGDVQAHKAIKDLKSLQDVLGRFQDSEVQSTTLRGFAHEMLADGVPVEALLAMGELTGHLHAEQQRARTEFGSAFASYLGPAGRRRMTRLLSDGKAAG; this is encoded by the coding sequence ATGACCGTATTGCGAAGTGCCCGGCCGCCCGGCGCGGTGGCGCTCGACTTCGAGGCCGTCCATGAGCTGCTGGCCTCGTCCTTCGAGGTGTCGGTCGGCCCACCCGCCGCGGTTCGGCGCACCGTGCTCGACACGTTCGACCGCCGCCTGGCCCGTGCCGGTCAGCGGCTGGAGCAGATCGCCGAGCCCGGCGCCGCCCGGCTCGAGTTGGCGCGGAGCGGGCAGACTCTGACGCACGTGCTCCCCGGAACGGGGCCACGATGGCCGGCGATGGCGGCTGCGCTGCCGGACGGTGCACTGAAGGACCAGGTCGCGAACCTGGCAGGCATCCGCGCTCTGCTGGTCGTCGGGGAGAGCCGAAGACTGGTGCGCCGTGCCGAGTTGCGCAATGCGGACCACAAGATCGTCGTGCGTGTCGACGTGGACGAGCCTGCTGACGGTGGCACGCCGCCGACGACGGTCGTCGTCCGGCCGCTCCGCGGGTATCAGAAGGAGGCCGACCGGGCGCGGCGACTCCTCGCGCCCCTGCTCGAGCACGCCCCGGTCGAACAGGCGGCGCCTGCGGCCGAGCGCCGGCCGGCCGCCGATCCGAAAGCCCCGGCGCGGACGCTGCTCGCTGCCGAGCTGACCCGGTTCCTGGAGACTCTGCGCGAGAACCTTCCGGGCACGATCGCCGATATCGACACCGAGTTCCTGCATGACGTACGCGTCGCGATCCGGCGGACCCGCTCCCTGCTCAAGGCCGGCCGCCCGGCACTTCCGGCGCATTTCCCGCAGGTGTGGGAGCCGCAGTTCAAGTGGCTCGGCGACGTCACCACCCCGGTCCGCGACCTGGACGTGTACCAGCTCGGCCTGCCGGAGATGGCCGGCTGGCTGGTCGCCGCCTCGCCTGCCGACCTCAAGCCGTTCGGCAGGCATCTGGCACGCCGCCGGGCCGCCGAGCGACGTACGCTGCTGCGCGCGCTGCGCAGCGCCAGGCTGCGCCGGCTGCTGGACGACTGGCCGGGTGAACTGGCCGAGCTGGCCGCCTCCGCACACTCCTCCGACGGCACCGCGTGGTCGGCCGGCAGCCTGGCCCGCTCCACCGTCACGCGGGCGCACCGCCGGGTGGTCCGCGGTGGCACCGCGATCTCCGACGCCTCGCCGCCGGAGGAGCTGCACGTCCTGCGGAAACGGTGCAAGGAGTTGCGCTATGCGCTGGAGATCTTCGCGCCGGTGCTCGGCGACGTCCAGGCGCACAAGGCGATCAAGGATTTGAAGAGCCTTCAGGATGTGCTCGGCCGGTTCCAGGACTCCGAGGTGCAGTCGACGACGCTGCGCGGATTCGCCCACGAGATGCTCGCCGACGGTGTCCCCGTGGAAGCCCTTCTCGCCATGGGCGAACTCACCGGCCATCTCCATGCCGAACAGCAGCGCGCCCGCACCGAGTTCGGCAGCGCCTTCGCCTCCTACCTCGGGCCGGCCGGCCGCCGCCGGATGACACGCCTGCTGAGCGACGGAAAGGCGGCCGGGTGA
- a CDS encoding alpha/beta fold hydrolase, producing MVQTEERFVPSGALRLWTERVGDPDHPPLLLIMGAAAQAISCPDALVTRLVERGVQVIRFDHRDTGRSSVVDFDAQPYTIADLAGDCLAVLDGYGLASAHVAGASMGGVLAQRLAVHAPDRVQSLTVITSTPMGVHPELPPPAPEFEAHLAAGLPPGVESDVALFRVFNGPVRPFDEPAARAMLELALSRATDPAAAANHHRACATITPDLLAPLSSITAPTTIVHGQVDPVFPVGHGEALAAAIPGSRLHVVPGMGHILFSPGLSEEVADLIRL from the coding sequence ATGGTGCAGACCGAGGAGCGATTCGTGCCGTCCGGAGCGTTGCGACTGTGGACCGAACGGGTGGGCGACCCCGATCATCCGCCGCTGTTGCTGATCATGGGGGCGGCCGCGCAGGCGATCAGCTGCCCGGACGCGCTGGTCACCCGGCTCGTCGAACGCGGCGTCCAGGTGATCCGCTTCGACCACCGCGACACCGGCCGCTCCAGCGTCGTGGATTTCGACGCGCAGCCGTACACGATCGCTGATCTGGCCGGAGACTGCCTGGCCGTGCTGGACGGCTACGGGCTGGCGTCCGCGCACGTCGCCGGCGCGTCGATGGGTGGCGTGCTCGCGCAGCGGCTGGCCGTGCACGCGCCGGACCGGGTGCAGTCGCTGACCGTCATCACCAGCACGCCGATGGGCGTGCACCCGGAGCTGCCGCCGCCGGCGCCGGAGTTCGAGGCGCATCTGGCCGCCGGGCTGCCGCCGGGCGTGGAGTCCGACGTGGCCCTGTTCCGGGTCTTCAACGGGCCGGTCCGCCCGTTCGACGAGCCGGCTGCCCGGGCGATGCTGGAGCTGGCGCTGTCGCGGGCCACCGATCCGGCAGCGGCCGCCAATCACCACCGGGCCTGCGCGACGATCACTCCCGACCTGCTCGCCCCGCTGTCGTCGATCACCGCCCCGACCACGATCGTGCACGGCCAGGTGGACCCGGTCTTCCCGGTCGGGCACGGCGAGGCCCTGGCCGCTGCGATTCCGGGGTCGCGCCTGCACGTCGTACCCGGCATGGGTCACATTCTCTTCTCCCCCGGCCTGAGCGAGGAGGTCGCCGACCTGATCCGGCTGTGA
- a CDS encoding CHAT domain-containing protein — protein MSYGELNALTRDLAALHTRNLQRSQGRRDDLLTDAALLEARARRLGVPALVAVAMLRRAAILTAAERWREALAVAGDARPIVPADRPDLMIRALSLTAEASAGLRDWPALESVCARGIALVEDRRYKVSAPYMQSSYLRFSEPLYRLGVRAALERGDVEAVLQRAELVKARGVLRGRATDALSDEDAQQRFQALGRRLAQTADSDEVAQLRTERRWLWDLIAIGRLRNAAGDLPDFSVDAVQRRLSADETVLYYFWLDQRQLLVVTLDRRDVAVQRLTLSGDEADALSLDAHRITTMSSDRSVIGGVVATWPKLLPELSGGTRRLLVSPHQHLHAIPFHALRCDGGHLIDRLAVMFIPNLTSLLLTYRQRPVRRVLTIGIGHYDQPGQSAQPPSLANAEAEARATAQIYSEQGAHSIGLYSTAATGDRLRRWAATGYLSRFDCIHIASHAENVLGDTPMESRLHLYDEVLDGLEISTWRLQPETVVLSACSAGQRSIGGRGLDGVPGDEVFGLQAALFTAGAHRIISPLWPVHDAVGPALTGILHRHLVTGCPPEVAHQRAVAEFRAAARPVHKSPQFWAPFCVTALGRVATQGEQQWTSRQLC, from the coding sequence ATGAGCTACGGCGAGCTCAACGCCCTGACCCGCGACCTCGCCGCGCTGCACACCCGCAACCTGCAGCGCAGCCAGGGCCGCCGCGACGACCTGCTCACCGACGCCGCCCTGCTCGAGGCCCGCGCCCGCCGGCTCGGCGTTCCCGCGCTGGTCGCGGTCGCCATGCTGCGGCGGGCCGCGATCCTGACCGCCGCAGAGCGCTGGCGGGAGGCGCTGGCCGTGGCCGGCGACGCCCGCCCCATCGTGCCGGCGGACCGGCCGGACCTGATGATCCGGGCCCTGTCGCTGACCGCCGAGGCGTCCGCCGGACTGCGCGACTGGCCGGCGCTGGAATCGGTGTGCGCCCGCGGCATCGCGCTGGTCGAGGACCGCCGGTACAAGGTCAGCGCCCCCTACATGCAGAGCTCCTACCTGCGTTTCTCCGAGCCGCTGTACCGCCTCGGCGTGCGCGCGGCGCTCGAACGCGGCGACGTGGAGGCGGTGCTGCAGCGCGCGGAGCTGGTCAAAGCCCGCGGAGTGCTGCGCGGCCGCGCCACCGACGCGCTCTCCGACGAGGACGCGCAGCAACGCTTCCAGGCGCTCGGCCGGCGGCTCGCGCAGACGGCCGACAGCGACGAGGTCGCCCAGCTGCGGACGGAACGGCGATGGCTGTGGGATCTGATCGCTATCGGACGGCTGCGCAACGCCGCCGGCGACCTGCCGGATTTCAGCGTCGACGCGGTCCAGCGCCGGCTGTCCGCCGACGAGACGGTGCTCTACTACTTCTGGCTGGACCAGCGACAGCTTCTCGTGGTGACGCTGGACCGCCGGGACGTCGCCGTGCAACGGCTCACCCTCTCCGGCGACGAAGCAGACGCATTGAGCCTCGACGCCCACCGGATCACCACGATGTCCTCGGACAGATCTGTCATCGGAGGTGTGGTCGCCACCTGGCCGAAGTTGCTACCGGAGTTATCCGGCGGCACGCGCCGCCTGCTCGTGTCGCCGCACCAGCACCTGCATGCGATACCGTTCCATGCCCTGCGCTGCGACGGCGGCCACCTCATCGACCGGCTGGCCGTGATGTTCATCCCCAACCTGACCAGCCTGCTGCTCACCTACCGGCAGCGCCCGGTACGGCGCGTTCTCACCATCGGCATCGGCCACTACGACCAGCCGGGGCAGTCGGCTCAGCCACCATCGCTGGCCAATGCCGAAGCCGAGGCACGAGCCACCGCGCAGATCTACAGCGAGCAGGGCGCGCACAGCATCGGCCTGTACTCCACCGCCGCCACCGGGGACCGGCTGCGACGCTGGGCTGCCACCGGGTACCTGTCCCGGTTCGACTGCATTCACATCGCCAGCCACGCGGAGAACGTCCTCGGCGACACCCCGATGGAATCCCGGCTGCATCTGTACGACGAGGTGCTCGACGGCCTCGAGATCAGCACCTGGCGGCTACAACCCGAAACCGTGGTGCTCAGTGCCTGCTCCGCAGGGCAACGCTCGATCGGCGGGCGCGGCCTCGACGGTGTGCCCGGCGACGAGGTGTTCGGCTTGCAGGCTGCCCTCTTCACCGCGGGCGCGCACCGGATCATCAGCCCGTTGTGGCCGGTCCACGACGCCGTCGGTCCCGCGCTCACCGGCATCCTGCACCGCCACCTCGTCACCGGTTGCCCGCCCGAGGTGGCTCACCAGCGGGCGGTCGCGGAGTTCCGGGCCGCCGCTCGCCCCGTTCACAAATCGCCGCAGTTCTGGGCGCCGTTCTGTGTGACGGCGCTGGGACGGGTGGCTACCCAGGGAGAACAGCAATGGACGAGTCGACAATTGTGCTGA
- a CDS encoding Hsp70 family protein codes for MSKPIGIDLGTTMSAMAVVDDHGRPSMIHNNKGHTLTPSAVMIRGAERIVGELARNSAVARPQQVVQFIKREMSRPDFVYSGEDGQKYTPEELSALILRKLKQDAAAELGEEVRQAVITVPAYFADLERHRTRTAGEIAGLEVIDIINEPTAAAIAYGLGGAAADGTILVYDLGGGTFDITIMRLTGGNLEVKTSNGNHALGGADFDEALAGYFAEQFEAEHGIRPLEDPRFHQDFWDRAEKAKIDLSDADETFVNLTAGGKFLDLELQRSTFEQLIGHYIDQTQQLTETALADAGMSAADVDKVLLVGGSTRIPAVQRMVRELLGREPETGINPDEVVALGAAIYAANERGVTVRDTSGKVRPPAKFRNVTAHSLGIVVREDDGTSRNSKVIPKDSPIPARGGDVFSTFEDNQTSVHIEILQGEDDDPEECIKVGDAGVLSGIAPQPRGVPKIAVSLEYDKSGMVHVRARDEGTGRELRATIEYSALMSEGAKNDAIRRVEQAKVR; via the coding sequence ATGAGTAAGCCGATCGGTATTGACCTGGGGACCACGATGTCGGCGATGGCGGTCGTCGACGACCACGGCCGCCCGTCGATGATCCACAACAACAAGGGGCACACGCTGACTCCGTCGGCTGTCATGATCCGCGGCGCGGAGCGGATCGTCGGGGAGCTGGCCCGCAATTCGGCGGTGGCCCGGCCGCAGCAGGTCGTCCAGTTCATCAAGCGGGAGATGAGCCGGCCGGACTTCGTGTATTCCGGCGAGGACGGTCAGAAGTACACGCCGGAGGAGCTGTCGGCGCTGATCCTGCGCAAGCTGAAGCAGGACGCCGCGGCGGAACTCGGCGAGGAGGTGCGCCAGGCGGTGATCACCGTCCCGGCCTACTTCGCCGACCTCGAGCGGCACCGCACCCGGACGGCCGGCGAGATCGCCGGCCTCGAGGTGATCGACATCATCAACGAGCCGACGGCCGCGGCGATCGCGTACGGCCTGGGCGGCGCGGCCGCCGACGGGACGATCCTGGTGTACGACCTGGGCGGCGGGACGTTCGACATCACCATCATGCGGCTGACCGGCGGCAACCTGGAGGTGAAGACCTCCAACGGCAACCACGCGCTCGGCGGCGCCGACTTCGACGAGGCGCTGGCCGGGTACTTCGCCGAGCAGTTCGAGGCCGAGCACGGCATCCGGCCGCTTGAGGATCCCCGGTTCCACCAGGACTTCTGGGACCGCGCCGAGAAGGCGAAGATCGACCTGTCGGACGCCGACGAGACCTTCGTCAACCTCACCGCCGGCGGCAAGTTCCTCGACCTGGAATTGCAGCGCTCGACGTTCGAGCAGCTGATCGGCCACTACATCGACCAGACCCAGCAGCTGACCGAGACCGCGCTGGCCGACGCCGGGATGAGCGCGGCCGACGTGGACAAGGTGCTGCTGGTCGGCGGCTCCACCCGGATCCCGGCGGTGCAGCGGATGGTGCGCGAGCTGCTGGGCCGCGAACCGGAGACCGGCATCAACCCCGACGAGGTGGTGGCGCTCGGGGCGGCGATCTACGCGGCGAACGAGCGGGGCGTCACCGTGCGCGACACGTCCGGCAAGGTGCGGCCACCGGCCAAGTTCCGCAATGTGACGGCGCATTCGCTGGGGATCGTCGTGCGCGAGGACGACGGCACGTCGCGCAACAGCAAGGTGATCCCGAAGGACTCGCCGATCCCGGCGCGCGGCGGGGACGTGTTCAGCACGTTCGAGGACAACCAGACCTCGGTGCACATCGAGATCCTGCAGGGCGAGGACGACGATCCGGAGGAGTGCATCAAGGTGGGCGACGCGGGGGTGCTCAGCGGCATCGCTCCGCAGCCGCGTGGCGTACCGAAGATCGCGGTGAGCCTGGAGTACGACAAGTCCGGGATGGTGCACGTGCGGGCCCGCGACGAGGGCACCGGCCGGGAGCTGCGGGCGACGATCGAGTACAGCGCGCTGATGTCCGAAGGGGCGAAGAACGACGCGATCCGCCGGGTCGAGCAGGCCAAGGTGCGCTGA